The window GGAAGCGCAGTGCGGGAGCGAGCCGGATGTTGTGCGAGCGACGCCCGCCGCGGGAGGCGGCGAGTCCGTCGGCCACGACAAGTCCGGTCTCCAGCAGCCGGTCCACCTCGACGGCGAGCTTGGAGCGGGAGAGATCGATCTGATCCCCCAGCTGTGCCCGTGAGTTGGGCCCGTCGTCGCGCAACAGCCGGAGCAGTCGCGCCTGATGCGCATTCGCGGGTCGTGCCGTCATACGTCTCACGCGCCCCTCCCCGCCACATCGGCTCATCCGTCGGGCTTTCGAGTGGAACGTAGCAGCGGTTGCCGGGAGTGGGAAGAAGTTGCGCAGGAATCCGCTACAACTTTCTCCACACCGAGGACAAAGCTGGTTGCCTTGTCAGGGGCCCGCTTCGGCACGGGTGCCTTCAGTGCACCGCGGCACGACGCGGCGGGGGAGTCAGCGGCGCCGGAACGGACCCTCCGGAGCCGCGCACACCGTGACCGCACATCGAATTGACCGCGCGTCGATCTCGCCGGCTTCGCGACGACTCCCTTCCCTACGGGCGAGCCGGGGCGGCCTCACCGTCTCGCGATACCGCCCACGCCGCCCTCAGCTCCCGGCCGCGGATCGCGGCCGCACTCAGTCGCGGGGCCAGGGACGGCCGTCGAGGCGCTCGATGTCGCGGTTGAGGCGCCCGAGGCAGTGCGCGAGCTGGGCCGCCTCCTCGGGCGTCCAGTCGGCCAGCACATGGGACAGGCCGTTCACGTTCTTGGCCCGGTCGTTGTCCAGGCGGCGCTTGCCTTCGGCGCTGATGGCGAACTTGCGGGCGATACCGCCCTCGGGGTCGGGGATGCGCTCGACGACACCGGCTCGCAGCATGGCGGCGGTCTGGCGGTTGAGGGTGGAGGTGTCCAGGCCGAAGGCGTCGCTGAGCTGACTGATGGACAACGGACCCTCGGCCTGGATGCGACTGAGGAGGATGTAGGCACTGCGGTCGAGTCGCCCGCTGCCCCGGTACGTGAGCAGATGCATGTACCGACTGAGAAGCATGGTCTCGAACTCGATCTGGTCAAGGGGCATGTCCACGCAGGGTTTCCTTCGGCCGCGGGCTTGC is drawn from Streptomyces sp. NBC_01717 and contains these coding sequences:
- a CDS encoding MarR family winged helix-turn-helix transcriptional regulator, coding for MDMPLDQIEFETMLLSRYMHLLTYRGSGRLDRSAYILLSRIQAEGPLSISQLSDAFGLDTSTLNRQTAAMLRAGVVERIPDPEGGIARKFAISAEGKRRLDNDRAKNVNGLSHVLADWTPEEAAQLAHCLGRLNRDIERLDGRPWPRD